CTTTGTAAGTCGTCAGTTTGGTGAGTATGCTGGAAATTGTAGGAGAAAATTTTCTCTTCATAAACATATCAAAAACCTGATTGTGGGTAATGCCGGGATAGAAATTCCTTAAGTCCGTATTAAAAAAGAACTTATTCCCCTGATGCATTTTAGCATTTAAAATATTGTCTCTTTTGGCAATTCCACCAAAGGCATAATCAGGTAGCTTGATCTTTTTTAACAGGTTATTGTAGATCCGCTTTTGAACATCTTTGAGAAGTTTTACGCTGGGATATAAATCCCTAGTTCTTGGTTTACCGTTTTTACCTATCAGAGGAATGCCCGCCTTATCCAACTTAGGATTACTAATCAAGTAATAATATTTATCGATATTCTCTAAAAGATGGTTTAATTCCTTTTGTGATATCAGTAAAATTCGGCATAGTTTATTTATATCCAGCATATTGTCTAAAAAAAGCTTTCAATCATTCCTTGTATTGAAGGTAAGATGATCTTAAATGAGTCCCGTTTTTTAGGATCAACGTCCTCTTCGGTTAACGAATGGAAAAATAGTACCGGTAGTGGAATTTGTAATGCACTTGCTATTGTTTTTAAAACAGATAGTGCTGGTTCTTTTTGGTTACTCTCTATCTTGGAGAGATAAGCCTGGGTAAGATCGCATTTATCAGCAAATTCATTCTGCTTAAACCCTTTTTTTATTCTTAGTCGTTTAATTGTGCTTCCAATGTCCATAAAACATATTTTGATAAAAGTAGGAGTGCCAGATTAAAATAAGTCCTTAACATGATCGATAAAAGTAAATATCCGTAAGAGGATCTCTAATACTTTAACAAACGTGAGTTTCTGAACATGAGGATTTGGCTCTGTTTTGGACTCTTCTAGTTTGTCAATACAATCATTTAAAAGAACTTGTTCTTCATCTGAGAACGAACAACGGTCATTTGAAAGGATGGTTCTTATACCTTGTATAAGCTCATCGTTGTTTTTTAAGCTATGTTTTTGCATAATCTTGAATTTAATTAAAGGCACTATTGCCTTCCTTTTTTCAATTATGCTGTAATTAAATTCACAAACGTTGATCGTTACTCACTCCTACAGAATCCTGCTTCCTTATCAAAAACAGAGATGATTTCACTACAGATTATACCAGTTGTCACAAGTTAATTCAGTTTAGTTTCAGTCAATTTCACCAGTCAAAAGCCAGATAAAGGTTCAGCTAGAGGTTCACTTAAAGACTGACTTCAACACTAGTTAAAAGGCAGATAAAGTTCACTTATTGCTTCGCTTAAAGGCTGACGACAACACTCCTGAGAACAACTTCACGAGTG
This is a stretch of genomic DNA from Candidatus Pedobacter colombiensis. It encodes these proteins:
- a CDS encoding helix-turn-helix transcriptional regulator, which translates into the protein MDIGSTIKRLRIKKGFKQNEFADKCDLTQAYLSKIESNQKEPALSVLKTIASALQIPLPVLFFHSLTEEDVDPKKRDSFKIILPSIQGMIESFF
- a CDS encoding reverse transcriptase family protein: MLDINKLCRILLISQKELNHLLENIDKYYYLISNPKLDKAGIPLIGKNGKPRTRDLYPSVKLLKDVQKRIYNNLLKKIKLPDYAFGGIAKRDNILNAKMHQGNKFFFNTDLRNFYPGITHNQVFDMFMKRKFSPTISSILTKLTTYKGSLPQGTPTSPYLANLAFYSAGNEIDILTREHGLIFTTFVDDITISSKTNFQHLINEVMAIIISKGFKISHNKTFYQTKHPKVTNIIVKNNGLYLAESYKKKIDAFEDKETPEAKGTINYYKRVHKISKTKSVKLKEKVFQKL